The proteins below are encoded in one region of Pelecanus crispus isolate bPelCri1 chromosome 4, bPelCri1.pri, whole genome shotgun sequence:
- the SRD5A3 gene encoding polyprenal reductase encodes MPAVLAAAWALLAAAFLAALLLLVRRAPARRPGGGGVSGLFQDLIRYGKTKRGCGQRPAWLRLLQVPKRWFTHFYVVSVLWNGFLLIWLFQAEFLGGSLPSWIQHMHRALGRISQSEDTDSEHFSALLVLLLLWLHSCRRLAECLWTSVFSSGVIHIVQYCFGLGYYIAVGSTVLCQVPTNIRSGKDLFVQICWYHVVGVTTYIWASLHQHRCLVILASLRKSKSGKVISLSHSVPFGDWFERVSCPHYFAELLIYLSMAITLGFHNMTWWCVVMYVLFNQALAAVLCHEFYQENFSSYPKHRKAFIPFVF; translated from the exons aTGCCGGCGGTGCTGGCCGCCGCCTGGGCCCTGCTGGCCGCCGCCTTCCTGGcggcactgctgctgctggtgcggCGGGCCCCGGCGCGACGGCCCGGCGGTGGCGGCGTCTCCGGCCTCTTCCAGGATCTCATTCGCTACGGGAAGACGaagcggggctgcgggcagcgcccggcctGGCTGCGCCTCCTCCAGGTGCCCAAGAG GTGgtttactcacttttatgtggTTTCTGTGCTCTGGAATGGCTTTCTGCTGATCTGGCTTTTCCAAGCTGAGTTTCTCGGAGGGTCACTCCCATCATGGATTCAGCACATGCACCGCGCTCTTGGCAGAATTTCTCAGAGTGAGGACACGG ATAGTGAGCACTTCTCTGCGCTCCTGgttctcctgctgctttggcTGCATAGCTGTCGAAGACTTGCAGAATGCCTCTGGACCAGCGTGTTTTCCAGTGGCGTCATTCATATTGTGCAGTATTGCTTTGGCCTTGGTTACTACATTGCTGTTGGCTCAACTGTGCTATGTCAAGTGCCTACTAACATCAGGAGTG GAAAAGACCTTTTTGTGCAGATCTGCTGGTATCACGTTGTAGGAGTTACAACATACATTTGGGCCTCTCTTCACCAACACAGATGTCTTGTGATTCTAGCTAGTCTTAGAAAAAGTAAATCAG GAAAGGTCATAAGTCTGAGCCACAGTGTACCTTTTGGAGACTGGTTTGAGAGAGTTTCTTGCCCTCATTATTTTGCAGAGCTCCTCATATACCTATCTATGGCCATCACGCTTGGATTTCACAACATGACATGGTGGTGTGTAGTGATGTATGTTCTTTTTAACCAGGCACTGGCTGCTGTTTTGTGTCACGAGTTCTATCAGGAAAACTTTAGCTCCTACCCAAAGCATCGAAAAGCATTTATACCATTTGTTTTTTAG